The stretch of DNA AGTTTTTGTCCGTAGAAAAAATCAAGGAGGAAAAAATCGGCTTTTTTTTGAAGCGTTACTTCTGATAATATATATTATGTTAACTTTGCCACGGTATAAGGGTTCCTCCGTTTCCATCATGCCTCCCTTTCCCTTCGCGATTTAATCGATTAATAAAAGCTATGGACACAACCTGAGAAATCGATTAAAAACGTCAGCGGAATTTAAAGTTTAATTAATTGAGAGTTCTCAGCCAATAGATGAAAAAAAATATTGCTGTTGCCGGCAACATAGGGTCAGGAAAATCTCTTCTGATTGATTTTCTATGCTCTGCTTATCCCTTAGCTCGACTCCAGAAGGAGGAAGATTTAAATCCTTATCTCAAAGATTTCTATGCTGATATGGAAAGCTGGTCTTTTAAATCGCAGATTTTTATATTGACGCAAAAGTTTTGCCATATTCAAAAGGCTGCCACAACTTTTCGTTCCGTTATCCAAAATCGAACCATTCATGAGGATGCGGAAATTTTTTCCCGTAATTTGTTTCAGTGCGGCTTAATGAACGAGGTTGACTTTAAAACATATTATGATCTGTACCTGGCTATATCTTCAGTACTTCCAGCACCAGACCTATTGATTTATTTACATTCTTCAGTAAATGCATGCTTAAAAAGAATTAAAAATCAGCCAGACTATTTTCCTGGTAGAATTAATTCAAATTACCTCAGGCAGATTAATCGTCTTTATGTGAACTGGATCGCAGACTATAATCTTTCAGAAGTAATTATAATCGATACGGATCAATTTAATTTTGCTGCTAATTTTGTTGATCGAGCAGATATTTTAGAGGCTATTGAGCGACTCATCTAAGCCTACTCCATGGCGCTGCCTCTTCTTGCGTTGTTTTGAATTTTTTTTTCACTTGACAAATTTCCCATCATCCATTAGTCAGGCCACCAAATTGACACTTACTCCATGGAGGATAAAATACAATGATTTGTCAGACTGTCAGAAAAGGGACTGAATGTTTTCTCATGAAGTCTAGGGGTTGTTCATATATTGGGGGGAAATGCAAGCCAA from Pseudomonadota bacterium encodes:
- a CDS encoding deoxynucleoside kinase — its product is MKKNIAVAGNIGSGKSLLIDFLCSAYPLARLQKEEDLNPYLKDFYADMESWSFKSQIFILTQKFCHIQKAATTFRSVIQNRTIHEDAEIFSRNLFQCGLMNEVDFKTYYDLYLAISSVLPAPDLLIYLHSSVNACLKRIKNQPDYFPGRINSNYLRQINRLYVNWIADYNLSEVIIIDTDQFNFAANFVDRADILEAIERLI